GGAAGAAATATGACAACTGCAAGTACATTATATATAAGCTATATAAGATAATGACTCAAATCTAGGTCAAAGTCATACTAAATGGGTGTGTATGTACAACATGTTTTACtgccataaaatatttttatatacactTACTGACAATTATTGACAAAGTGTGTACGACGCatgaaaatctttttattttgttcaaatCCTATGTGACTTCTGGCAGATACTTTCCAAAGTATATCATATCTTCCTCTTGGTTCACCTGATTTTGTAAACCTTTATATAATTCCTCACAATGAGCCATGCCAAATCCTCACAGCTTGAAAGTAAACTCCGCTGACAACACAGTGTCCTCTACTGGCAGCATGTGGCAGGAAGTTTATACAACTGCCTGTCTGGTTAAACGGATAATATTTAGCTCAAGGGCAACTGAGCTGATGCTTTTCCATAGTCATCCTGGCTCAGCTTACTGGTCAGTTAAATTGCCCTGCTGTATACTTGATGAGCATTCTGTGAACCCAACATATCTATTTATCCCAGCAGTCCCCACAAGACTCTGGTTTAATCATTGGCTCCTGTGCCGGCGTCAAACCATCCCAGGCTAATCAGTGCCTCTCTTGGTAGGAAAGAAAGCAGCGCTTGGTTCCAATACTTGACCTGTACTCCTGTGGGAGAGTGCTGATCTATGAAGGTGAGCCCTCGGCTTGTACACATTAAGCTTGGCATTTTTCCCCACTCATCGTGTTAATGATGAGAGCCCCACTGATAGCCCCGTTACATATTGTTAGAGACAACTGGTTCAAACTACTTTGACACTGACTGAAAGGCCTGTgtcagcaacaacacaacagcatagcagtgtgtgtgtttatttgtgtgtcttgCACCCCCTACCTCAGGGTGGGAGCAGAAGGAAGGTGACACGTCGTGCCTCCATGGCATATAAATGCAGGAGCCTTCTTGCTGAAATGCCGCTGGCTCTAAGGCATGACAGTTTAGTACGTTTCTTCCCTCGAATGTACAACCTTTCTCAAGGTCACAACTCGCCAGCAGCTCAGATCTTTACTAAAGCACAAACCTGCTCATTTGTCACTTACTATCCAATTCGACATGGCAACGCGATGGGGAATCTGTGGTGCAGGGAAGATCAGCCATGACTTCAGCGTGGCCATGAAGACTCTGCCTCCTGAAGATCACCAGGTACTCTATCCAAACACTTACACTTACATCTTTATTGTCACACGAGATGTCTTACTTGCCCTGAATAGAGCTGCTGACAGAGAATCactgtgatgaatgtgtgtgtgtttttctctcctaCGTATAGATAGAAGTCATTGCATCGAGGAGCTTGGAACGTTCCAAAGAGTTTGCCAAGAAGCATGGTATTCCTAAGGCTTACGGCAGCTACGAGGAACTGGCCAATGATCCAGACATTGGTGAGTTAAGAGCTATGAGCGGCCTGGCTGCACAGGCAGAGATAATGGCATGTTACTGTTTGAAGCTGAGCCTGGAACATCTGTGTCCTCACAGACATTGTGTACCTGGGAGTGCTGCATACAGAGCACTGGAGAGTTGGTTTGCTGTTCCTAAAGGCTGGGAAGAATGTGTTGTGTGAGAAACCTTTCGCAATGAACTCCAGACAGGTGAAAGACCTGGTTACTGCAGCCAAGCAAAACAATGTCTTCCTGATGGAGGTAAGGTTAAAGGGATGCAGTCATTTATGTAGACCTTTGCCTGGGGGCCACTTGCTGACAATTGGGGCCATTGCAGGTGCAGGTTTGatgccaacacaacacaaaaactaaGGTGTGCTTagagataaaataataataataataagtaataatacaATATAGTATTGATCATTTTAACACATATTTATTGTCACCTTTAGTATCTTGCGTGTCAAATGATGAATTATTGCTTATATTGTTGTTTAATAAATTAAGAAAGAGGCTTAGCTATTTCTTTAACATGTCACAAACACTGTTGGCTGCTAGGCTTTAAGGTCTATGTATGTTAAAGTTTTGCAGTTATATCCcatttcattttaaaccaaTAGTTCTATTGAGTGCAGACACTTCAAGCATGGGAAATTCATGTAGAAAGCAAAACTTTAAATATCCTGGGAATGTTTCTGACTCATAGTACAGGAAAACATCGCGTCATGTCATGTTTAACCTGCACCAGGACTCatgggaggtggaggaagtggagaACTGTGGTAATAAACTGCTGCTCAGGTGAAACTCTCTTATGAACTGTCTACTCTGGCCATGGTGCTGGGTTGTCTGTTCTGTCCCTTTCAGGCCATCTGGTCCCGCTGTTTCCCCGTGCACTCTGAGGTGCGCAGGCTTCTGGCAGAGGAGGCAGTAGGGGAGCTGAAGCTGGTAAAAGCCTACTTTGGCTCCCCTCAGCTCCACATCCCTCGCTCGGTGGAGAAGGAGCTGGGTGGTGGCGCACTGCTGGATATTGGAGTATACTGCCTGCAGTTTATTCTGATGGTGTTCAACGGAGAGAGGCCAGAGTCCATCCAAGCCATGGGGGTGCTGCTTGACTCAGGTATGATTCAGCATGCAGATCATGCAGCAGAGGTGGAATAGAGATTAGTATCATTAACCACACTGAATGAATCAGTGATCACAAACTGGCTattgaaacaaaccaaaccaaacaagaaTTCCTTGTGTgacaaaacttttaaaatgtaaacaccTCAGGGAAGAATTCTTCACACAGAAAATCCCGGACttatctttaaaatgtcagacttAATCCAAATCCTCCACAGAGAATGCAGTAATACAGTTAAAGTGGCAGGGGAATATGTAACTGCATGTGTTACAGCAGGATATCCTTCAATGTAAGACCTTTCACATCATGTTGTACATGTAATGAGCATTGCCTTTTCCTAACCTTTATATagcataataaataattttatgaatatacaaaacaaatcatattatatacattatattaaaaagCCATGCCAGTAAAGCTGAATATAACTGAATGTATCTGACCTAGGTAAAGAGTGCTGataaaactgaaagtgaatataactgatataaatatattggtcacattcattcatttatttgctgCTCACCAGTTTTacattaaattactttttttcaaatgtttggcAGGAGTGGATGAGTCAGTGGTTGTGGTGATGAAGTTCTCCAGGAACAGGATGGCCTTCTGTGCCTTTTCAATTGCTGCACGACTACCAAACGATGCTGTCATCGCTGGCACCAAGGGCTCCATTAAGGTATGCTATGCTAGTCTTGTACAGGGACATTATACTTAATTAAGAAATGATTGAGACATGCAAAAACGGAGTTGACTGCTAATTACTTTCACATTTAATTCAATTGAGATCCATCCCCACTGCATTTGATGATGAGAAAGTGATTGGATTACCACAAGTACATTTCTTCTTCACCCTCCAGGTTCTTGGCCCCATGCACTGTCCTACCACACTTGTGGTGAATGACAAGGAAATGAAGTACCCTCTGCCTGAACCTTGCCTCCCTCTGAATTTCACCAACAGTACCGGGCTTTGCTATGAGGCAGAGGAAGTGCGGCAGTGCCTGCTTAAAGGTAGGtcacaataaaaagaaagttgTGCATTGTCTTCAAAGGTGTGAAATTGTTTGAACAGCCCAAACCACTGTTTCAAAGGTAAGGTGAGTTTAAAAGAAAGACACTGCAATTTGGTGAAACATTGCCGGATTTTTTCATGAGAATTTTGATGAGTACAGGAACGCACTCATCAGATTGAATCAATGCTGTTATCAGTCCTTGAAATGTCCTCTAGCTTGTACAGCATTACACTCCTATTGTTTTTGCCTCCTATattcatttacataatatttacaTCCCGGCTTTTGCATAATTTATGCTTCATTGTGAACATGTGCATAATTTATCTGTGGttataaacaaacatgttttttcagtcagtctgattttcctgttttccttcCCTGTCATCCCCAGGACTTAAAGAGAGCCCACGGATGCCTCTGGCAGACTCTGTCTTACTGACAGAGATCATGGATGAAATCAGGAAACAGGTGGGAGTCGCCTTCAGCCAGGACAGCCAGTGACATCACTCCAAAGCCTGGCTGTTTCACCTGACCTAAACCTACTCAGGTGGAACGGAAGGAGCTGCTCGGAGCAGGCTTTAGATCTTTGGTATAAGCAGATCACTCATGGCACTATGTGACAGAGCCTGAGTGTCACTGAGGCAACTGTGACTCGGATAACAGAGTGAGCTGCCACTGTATTAAAGATAGAATCGACACGTTATTGGAACATAGATACTTTTTATTGCATCGTATATACCCATTACAGCCCCGCACACTGTCATCATGTAAGTCAACATGTAAACACTTTGTAGGTCCTTACAGTACATAACAGACAAAAAGAAGTGGTTTAAATAAGATAAAtcacaatgtaaacaaacagagcaaCCACGTTATGTGTAACCATCCTGTAAACAAGTCCTACGcctttaaagacaaacacagctgtcacTATGAGTTGTGTGATTGATGAATCCAATAAATGACTGATTGTGAAAGccctgtttcatttcaaatatcatccgctggagaggagaagagacttcGAGTGGTACATTTGAATGAAAGTGCTCTGTCATGTCTGACCCCTGCAGCCGTGCACAAATAGATTTGTGTTCTCTGTACAAAAATAGGCTGCACTGTCTGCTTTTCAAGGTTAGGACAGAGAAAGGCCTTTATGAGTCAGCAAAGAGCATGGCTCATTTAATACTTGTTCTCAACCTTTTGGGCTCAAAGGACTCCAAAAAAACGGAGGATGTATTGTTGATACAGGATATAGTCCATGAATGCAAAATGGCACGTTTTGAAGCAAGAACATTATTTTGCCTTGTGTTTTGCTTGTTTATTGAATAACGCTGAAATGCTGCAGATATATATTCcacaagggaaaaaaatgtgaagaaaatacAAGCAATCACATTTTATTGGTCTCTAATGAGTGTGTGCTGATTCTGTGCCACAACCTTACCCTATTACATTTACTCATTTAATAAAGAGGTTTAATAAATGGACCACTCAGCCTAAAGCAATATAATGATAAATATCAGCcttaacaaaatgaaatgtccCTGTACATCTCGGCTCTTAAGAAGGCTGTTTTGTGGCTGACCTCTAACTACTCCTGGtgattacataaaaataaataaattaaataaaatcccAACCTGAAAAGGAGTACAACAGATGCAGTGGAGAGTAAAAAtctaaatacaatatataaattattattactattgttatATTGCATTGTTCTAATTATAATAAAGACTGACGAtagattaattattattttttaattccatggtaaatttaaatgtcagtgaaaTATGATGCAGATCAATTAACACCATTATTCAGTAATAAAATACACATGTATTAAATAGAGAATAggctaaaagacaaaaaaatataaatagtatatttagaaaatagatttaaaaaaatgaaataatacaaatcTAGTATAAGTCTAGTAGCACAGGCATAAACGAGAGAAAAGATaagatgatataaaataaaaacatactttgCTTCTGGTGTTATTCGTCTTATGGATCTATTTGGAGGTCACGTTTCTGTTCTGTTGgcacaaatcatcatcatcattataatcATTCTCATATCATAGCCTGACCATCACCATCAccgtgatgttttttttttttttttgtgcaacgTCACACAGTTAAAATTAATACTGTGTCTCCACCCTGTGGAGGAGATGTGCCACTGTT
The Larimichthys crocea isolate SSNF chromosome VIII, L_crocea_2.0, whole genome shotgun sequence genome window above contains:
- the LOC109142654 gene encoding trans-1,2-dihydrobenzene-1,2-diol dehydrogenase, whose protein sequence is MATRWGICGAGKISHDFSVAMKTLPPEDHQIEVIASRSLERSKEFAKKHGIPKAYGSYEELANDPDIDIVYLGVLHTEHWRVGLLFLKAGKNVLCEKPFAMNSRQVKDLVTAAKQNNVFLMEAIWSRCFPVHSEVRRLLAEEAVGELKLVKAYFGSPQLHIPRSVEKELGGGALLDIGVYCLQFILMVFNGERPESIQAMGVLLDSGVDESVVVVMKFSRNRMAFCAFSIAARLPNDAVIAGTKGSIKVLGPMHCPTTLVVNDKEMKYPLPEPCLPLNFTNSTGLCYEAEEVRQCLLKGLKESPRMPLADSVLLTEIMDEIRKQVGVAFSQDSQ